A window from Luteibacter flocculans encodes these proteins:
- the kdpB gene encoding potassium-transporting ATPase subunit KdpB, producing MNNSTTARRGFDRALVTRALGDAFIKLSPRMQFRNPVMFVVFVCSVLTTLLWVQALAGHGEAPTGFIFWVSLWLWFTLLFANFAEALAEGRGKAQADALRGSRRDVAAKKLASADRNASVVFTPSSELRTGHFVLVEAGEIIPGDGEIVDGAASVDESAITGESAPVIRESGGDRSAVTGGTRVLSDWIVMRITSNPGESFLDRMISMVEGASRRKTPNEIALTILLAKFTLIFLLACATLLPYSIYSVQAAGAGNPITLTVLIALLVCLIPTTIGALLSAIGIAGMDRMIRANVIATSGRAVEAAGDVDVLLLDKTGTITLGNRQAVAFHPAPGIEERELAEAAELASRADETPEGRSIVTLASKQGSRPENHRMDREATFVPFTAQTRMSGVDVGTRHIRKGAIDAVERYLASQDSHLPPLVKRMAEDVARRGATPLIVVDGSLTLGVVELKDIVKEGIKERFAEMRKMGIRTVMITGDNPLTAAAIAAEAGVDDFLAEATPEAKLKYIRDMQAENRLVAMCGDGTNDAPALAQADVAVAMNSGTQAAKEAGNMVDLDSNPTKLIEIVAIGKQMLITRGSLTTFSIANDIAKYFAIIPAAFATTYPALNALNVMHLATPQSAILSAVIFNALIIIFLIPLALKGVAYRALGAGALLRRNLLVYGLGGIVVPFIGIKLIDMLLVLFGLA from the coding sequence ATGAATAACTCGACTACGGCACGGCGCGGTTTCGACCGGGCCCTGGTAACGCGCGCCCTGGGTGATGCCTTCATCAAGCTCTCACCGCGCATGCAGTTCCGCAATCCGGTGATGTTCGTCGTCTTCGTGTGCAGCGTGCTGACCACCCTCCTGTGGGTGCAGGCGCTGGCCGGACACGGCGAAGCACCCACGGGCTTCATCTTCTGGGTCAGCCTCTGGCTCTGGTTCACGCTGTTGTTCGCCAACTTTGCGGAAGCGCTGGCGGAAGGTCGCGGCAAGGCTCAGGCCGATGCCCTGCGTGGTTCGCGCCGCGACGTCGCGGCCAAGAAGCTTGCGTCGGCCGATCGCAATGCCTCAGTGGTGTTCACCCCGTCGAGCGAGCTTCGCACCGGTCACTTCGTGCTGGTCGAAGCCGGGGAGATCATCCCGGGCGACGGCGAGATCGTCGACGGTGCAGCGAGCGTGGACGAGAGCGCGATCACGGGCGAATCGGCACCGGTGATTCGCGAGTCCGGCGGTGACCGCAGCGCCGTCACCGGTGGTACGCGGGTGCTCTCGGACTGGATCGTGATGCGCATCACCAGCAACCCGGGTGAGAGCTTCCTCGATCGGATGATCTCCATGGTGGAAGGCGCATCGCGCCGCAAGACGCCGAACGAGATCGCGCTGACGATTCTGCTCGCCAAGTTCACGCTGATCTTTCTGCTGGCCTGCGCCACGCTGCTGCCGTACTCGATCTACAGCGTGCAGGCCGCGGGTGCCGGTAATCCGATCACGCTTACGGTGCTGATCGCCCTGCTGGTGTGCCTGATCCCGACCACCATCGGCGCGTTGCTCTCGGCCATCGGCATCGCCGGCATGGATCGCATGATCCGCGCCAACGTCATCGCCACCTCGGGCCGCGCTGTCGAAGCCGCGGGTGACGTCGACGTGCTGTTGCTCGACAAGACCGGCACGATCACGCTCGGTAACCGTCAGGCCGTCGCTTTCCACCCGGCACCGGGCATCGAGGAGCGGGAGTTGGCCGAAGCCGCCGAGCTGGCGTCCCGTGCCGACGAAACGCCGGAAGGCCGCAGCATCGTCACGCTGGCGTCGAAGCAGGGGAGCCGACCGGAAAACCACCGGATGGACCGCGAGGCGACATTCGTTCCGTTCACGGCGCAGACCCGCATGAGCGGTGTGGACGTCGGCACGCGCCACATCCGCAAGGGCGCGATCGACGCGGTCGAGCGTTACCTGGCATCGCAGGACAGCCATCTCCCGCCGCTGGTCAAGCGCATGGCCGAGGATGTTGCCCGACGTGGCGCCACCCCGCTGATCGTGGTCGACGGTTCGCTCACGCTTGGCGTGGTCGAGCTGAAGGACATCGTGAAGGAGGGCATCAAGGAGCGCTTCGCCGAGATGCGCAAGATGGGCATCCGCACGGTGATGATCACGGGCGACAACCCCCTCACCGCTGCCGCGATCGCTGCCGAAGCGGGCGTCGATGACTTCCTCGCAGAAGCCACCCCGGAAGCCAAGTTGAAGTACATCCGCGACATGCAGGCCGAGAACCGCCTGGTAGCGATGTGCGGCGACGGCACCAACGACGCGCCGGCTCTTGCCCAGGCCGACGTGGCCGTGGCGATGAACAGCGGTACGCAGGCGGCGAAGGAAGCCGGCAACATGGTCGACCTGGATTCGAACCCGACCAAGTTGATCGAGATCGTTGCCATCGGCAAGCAGATGCTGATCACGCGCGGTTCGCTGACCACATTCTCGATTGCCAACGACATTGCGAAGTACTTCGCGATCATCCCCGCCGCGTTCGCGACGACCTATCCCGCGCTCAATGCTCTGAACGTGATGCATCTGGCGACGCCGCAGAGCGCGATCCTGTCGGCGGTCATCTTCAACGCGCTGATCATCATTTTCCTGATCCCGCTCGCGCTCAAGGGCGTGGCCTATCGCGCCTTGGGCGCAGGCGCGCTGCTTCGCCGCAACCTGCTCGTCTACGGGCTCGGCGGCATCGTGGTTCCTTTTATCGGCATCAAGTTGATCGACATGTTGCTGGTCCTGTTCGGACTGGCCTGA
- the kdpA gene encoding potassium-transporting ATPase subunit KdpA, with the protein MSGNDWLQIIVYLVVLLLLVKPMGAYMAMVFAEQPNGVTRFGARFERLIYRVAGVEPGEDMSWKKYALAMLLFNVVGMLAVYVLQRVQQWLPLNPEHFAAITPDSAMNTAVSFASNTNWQGYGGESTMSYLTQAVGLAVQNFLSAATGIAVLIAVIRGFARRGAKAIGNFWVDLTRTTLYILLPLSFLITLLLVSQGVVQNVRPYEHATTVQATAYDEPTKDADGNPVLDAAGKPVTHPATTQEQVLPMGPAASQIAIKMLGTNGGGFFNANSAHPYENPTPFSNFIEMLAIFLIPGGLCYMFGKMVGDRRQGWAILATMLVIFIPLTIGLVAAEQAGNPALHGLAIDAHASALQSGGNMEGKETRFGIASSGLFAAITTAASCGAVNAMHDSLTPLGGLVPMWLMQLGEVIFGGVGSGLYGMLAFAVVAVFIAGLMVGRTPEYLGKKIEAHEMKMASLAVLLPCALVVICTAIAVMTPAGIAGVANPGIHGFSEILYAVSSASNNNGSAFGGLSANTPFWNVLLAVCMYFARYPLAIAMLAMAGSLAAKRHVPESAGTLPTHTPLFVVLLTSVVIVVGALTFLPALALGPIAEYLMSATGH; encoded by the coding sequence ATGAGCGGCAACGACTGGCTCCAGATCATTGTCTACCTCGTCGTTCTCCTGCTGCTCGTCAAGCCGATGGGCGCTTACATGGCGATGGTGTTTGCCGAGCAGCCGAACGGCGTCACGCGCTTCGGTGCGCGCTTCGAGCGCCTGATATACCGCGTCGCAGGCGTCGAGCCGGGTGAGGACATGTCGTGGAAGAAGTACGCCCTCGCCATGCTGCTGTTCAACGTGGTCGGCATGCTCGCTGTCTATGTACTGCAGCGCGTCCAGCAGTGGCTGCCGCTGAACCCCGAGCACTTCGCGGCCATCACGCCGGATTCGGCGATGAACACGGCGGTGAGTTTTGCCAGCAACACCAACTGGCAGGGCTACGGCGGCGAATCGACCATGAGCTACCTCACCCAGGCCGTTGGCCTTGCGGTGCAGAACTTCCTCTCCGCCGCCACCGGCATTGCAGTGCTGATTGCCGTGATCCGCGGCTTCGCTCGTCGCGGCGCGAAGGCGATCGGCAACTTCTGGGTGGATCTGACGCGCACGACGCTGTACATCCTGCTGCCGCTCTCGTTCCTCATCACGCTGCTGCTCGTTTCGCAGGGTGTCGTGCAGAACGTGCGTCCGTATGAGCATGCGACGACGGTCCAGGCCACGGCATACGACGAACCGACCAAGGATGCCGACGGCAATCCCGTGCTGGATGCGGCCGGCAAGCCGGTCACGCACCCGGCCACCACGCAGGAGCAGGTGCTCCCCATGGGTCCGGCGGCGTCGCAGATCGCGATCAAGATGCTGGGTACCAACGGCGGCGGCTTCTTCAATGCCAACTCCGCGCATCCGTATGAAAACCCGACCCCGTTCTCGAACTTCATCGAAATGCTGGCGATCTTCCTGATCCCGGGCGGCCTCTGCTACATGTTCGGCAAGATGGTCGGCGACCGCCGGCAGGGCTGGGCGATCCTGGCGACGATGCTGGTTATCTTCATTCCCCTGACCATCGGTCTCGTCGCTGCCGAGCAGGCAGGCAACCCGGCACTCCATGGGCTCGCGATCGACGCTCACGCCAGTGCGCTGCAAAGCGGCGGCAACATGGAGGGTAAGGAGACCCGCTTCGGTATCGCGTCGTCGGGCCTGTTCGCGGCGATCACCACGGCGGCGTCGTGCGGTGCAGTCAACGCCATGCACGATTCGCTGACCCCGCTGGGCGGCCTGGTGCCGATGTGGCTCATGCAGTTGGGCGAGGTGATTTTCGGCGGTGTGGGCTCGGGTCTGTACGGCATGCTCGCGTTCGCCGTGGTCGCGGTGTTCATCGCGGGTCTGATGGTCGGTCGTACGCCGGAATACCTCGGCAAGAAGATCGAGGCGCATGAAATGAAGATGGCGAGTCTCGCCGTGCTGCTGCCGTGCGCCCTGGTGGTCATCTGCACCGCCATTGCGGTCATGACTCCCGCAGGTATCGCAGGTGTCGCCAACCCGGGCATCCACGGCTTCAGCGAGATTCTCTATGCCGTGAGTTCGGCGTCCAACAACAACGGCAGCGCGTTCGGCGGTCTGTCGGCAAACACGCCCTTCTGGAACGTGCTGCTGGCGGTCTGCATGTACTTCGCCCGCTATCCGCTCGCCATCGCCATGCTCGCCATGGCGGGATCGCTGGCCGCGAAGCGCCACGTACCGGAGAGTGCCGGCACGCTGCCCACGCACACGCCGCTCTTCGTCGTACTGCTGACCAGCGTGGTCATCGTGGTCGGCGCGCTTACCTTCCTCCCGGCACTGGCCCTCGGGCCGATCGCCGAGTACCTGATGTCCGCTACGGGGCACTGA
- the kdpF gene encoding K(+)-transporting ATPase subunit F, which translates to MTISYLIAGLIAVALVCYLVVALLKPEWFE; encoded by the coding sequence ATGACGATCTCCTATCTCATCGCCGGGCTGATTGCCGTGGCGCTTGTCTGCTACCTCGTCGTGGCACTTCTCAAGCCGGAGTGGTTCGAATGA
- a CDS encoding bacterial transcriptional activator domain-containing protein, with the protein MLSLGRARESLPIFQLIVDKFPHRGDAEDSLARGHHVLGDTKEAIRHYRRELTIDPSVESAKRHVEGMTRQAVN; encoded by the coding sequence TTGCTGAGTTTAGGACGCGCGCGGGAATCGCTGCCCATCTTCCAGCTGATCGTGGATAAGTTTCCGCACAGGGGCGACGCCGAGGACAGCCTCGCGCGGGGCCATCACGTGCTGGGCGATACCAAAGAGGCGATTCGACATTACCGGCGCGAGCTGACGATTGATCCCTCGGTCGAAAGCGCGAAACGGCATGTTGAGGGGATGACTCGCCAGGCGGTGAACTGA
- a CDS encoding RHS repeat-associated core domain-containing protein: MELSFDHPMGYHADVLEGAQVLPQCKRGYYVAVPLADPNPKPGNPCDRCQAEKGASASVGDPADALSGNEYQASTDFVSGDGRFSFERSYNNGSNQTTSIGIRWQTEYDARIETTWNSSDSAAYASTVYDAPQQACEEGWLTIAAAAKVVWPDTDGATATYHSDTTACMLSSGRQLPLAFTGNSADYVALASKVPNYIGGYGAATVALMTARRPDGRLYRFTCQDAVCEGESNASLKLILLATAYRLDLGNGTVENYDNAGHLISIVDRDGYTRTITWDGEHMVNVTDSSGRSIAFTYNNDLVSDAAFPDGSSAHYTYTNRYELQSVTRSDGTTVTYGYDAGITAGLLTSITDELGKSYLTIHYDAQNRAAGDFLAGNANATSITYPDADSSAVTDRFGATRTYRFTRVNGLRLLSSIDGPWCEECLGSNVSYDANGYPSAITDFKGTIKKTTYGSDGLLSQQIEAFGLPEERTIRISWDTTHRVPLTRTTSDHQGNILEKHGWEYDDGGRVTASCKLDPSVAPNYVCTATGATPAGVARTTYTYCTAADQTTCPRVGLLLAIDGPRSDVADTTSYIYYMDTDESGCTTSGGSCHRIGDLASETQGGLLTTHYLSYDKAGRLTRLREPSGVIKDYGYNARGQLASVSVRTATSGQANANDAVTTVEYDPTGTVHKITDPDGVTTIFSYDDAHRLTDVVDTTGARIHYTLDSAGNRIGEKVTDSAGTVATGLNRTFNALGKIATLTDGLGHTRFSATFADSYDGQGNLVHSQDAMSVQHKQAYDGLNRLVSALRDYNGTNVATANTSTVLAFDALDRVRGVTDPDGLLTTYDFDGLGNPTGLHSPDTGTTTLGFDLEGNPTSSKDAANITTSSTYDAIGRILGTSYPNSSFDIQYKYDESDAVTACTGSYGIGRLTRIIESNASLTYCYDQRGNVVTKRQTVGSATTTTQYVWTRGDRLSSVTTSNGTIIAYARNSNGQVAAVTATPSGGTNATIADHITYRPFGPVASYVLGNGTAVTRTFDANGQISDISSPAFSLHVRRDAAGNIVAIGNAAGVAKPTETYDYDPLYRLMNVKDGTGGPIETYTYNKTGDRLSKAAPGLLTGSYSYKSGTHQLIGIGTTTREVDARGDTTANVMAGSTLGFGYNQRNRLTVVQRDGVTVGSYVLNGLGQRVMKTAGGDTYRFDYTETSQLLSESTTGTSRDYVWLGDLPIGVVDRQGTTVSVAYIVADALQTPRTVTDAAGSTLWKWDYASNPFGEKGPISTSGYTLNLRFPGQYFDAESGLNYNVNRDYESATGRYMQSDPLGLYAGPSTYTYVSDNPLLRSDPLGLADYLGKCVGRYTVCSSNQTPNGFTPWNYVKFRFCKGVVDMGITTGDKMSSPARPVGTMDACDTERKLCLGSLDTEDPSDNPDAAKCFADEIKCYSKSGKAK, from the coding sequence ATGGAGCTATCGTTTGACCATCCCATGGGATATCACGCAGACGTCCTTGAGGGGGCGCAGGTGCTTCCTCAGTGCAAGCGCGGATACTACGTGGCGGTACCACTAGCCGACCCCAACCCGAAACCTGGCAACCCTTGCGACCGCTGCCAAGCGGAGAAAGGGGCTTCGGCATCGGTCGGCGATCCAGCAGATGCGCTCTCCGGAAACGAATATCAAGCAAGTACGGACTTCGTTTCTGGCGACGGCCGCTTCTCATTCGAGCGCAGCTACAACAACGGCTCAAACCAGACCACAAGCATAGGCATTCGATGGCAGACCGAATATGACGCCCGAATAGAGACCACCTGGAACAGTAGCGACTCGGCCGCATACGCCTCCACCGTCTATGACGCTCCCCAACAGGCTTGCGAAGAGGGTTGGTTAACAATTGCCGCAGCGGCGAAGGTTGTCTGGCCCGATACAGACGGCGCAACGGCGACCTATCATAGCGATACCACTGCATGCATGCTCTCGTCCGGCCGGCAGCTCCCCCTTGCCTTCACGGGTAACAGTGCGGACTACGTTGCGCTCGCTAGCAAGGTACCGAACTACATCGGCGGTTATGGGGCAGCGACCGTTGCCTTGATGACCGCTCGCCGCCCCGACGGTCGACTTTATCGGTTCACTTGTCAGGATGCCGTCTGCGAAGGCGAAAGCAATGCTTCGTTGAAGCTGATTCTGCTCGCGACCGCCTATCGGCTGGATCTCGGGAACGGTACTGTCGAGAACTACGACAACGCCGGTCACCTGATCAGCATCGTCGATCGTGACGGATATACGCGGACGATTACATGGGACGGCGAGCACATGGTCAATGTGACCGATTCGTCTGGCCGGTCTATTGCGTTCACCTATAACAATGACCTCGTTTCGGATGCCGCCTTCCCAGATGGCTCGTCTGCCCATTACACCTATACGAACCGCTACGAACTTCAGTCTGTAACCCGATCGGATGGAACAACCGTTACCTATGGATACGACGCAGGTATTACCGCTGGCCTGCTCACGTCCATCACGGACGAACTCGGTAAGTCCTACTTGACGATTCACTACGACGCACAAAATCGCGCAGCGGGCGACTTTCTCGCCGGTAATGCAAACGCGACATCGATCACCTACCCCGATGCCGACAGCTCGGCCGTAACCGATCGGTTTGGAGCGACGCGCACCTATCGATTCACGAGGGTTAATGGCCTTCGTCTCTTATCCAGCATTGATGGTCCGTGGTGCGAGGAGTGTCTCGGATCGAACGTGTCTTATGATGCGAATGGCTATCCAAGCGCCATCACGGATTTCAAGGGAACCATCAAGAAGACCACCTATGGATCAGATGGACTTCTCAGTCAGCAGATTGAAGCATTCGGTTTGCCAGAAGAACGCACCATCCGGATATCGTGGGACACCACCCACCGGGTGCCTCTGACTCGCACGACAAGTGACCATCAGGGCAACATCCTCGAAAAGCACGGCTGGGAATATGACGACGGCGGCAGGGTCACCGCCAGCTGCAAGCTCGATCCCTCGGTAGCGCCCAACTACGTTTGCACCGCCACGGGCGCAACGCCGGCCGGCGTAGCGCGAACAACCTATACGTACTGCACTGCTGCCGACCAGACTACGTGCCCCAGGGTTGGCCTTCTACTCGCGATCGACGGTCCGCGATCCGACGTTGCAGACACGACTTCGTACATTTATTACATGGACACTGATGAGTCGGGCTGCACGACAAGTGGAGGGTCATGCCATCGCATAGGCGACCTCGCTTCGGAAACACAGGGCGGTCTGCTCACGACCCATTATCTGTCTTACGACAAGGCGGGGAGACTAACTCGACTGAGAGAACCATCGGGTGTCATCAAGGACTACGGATACAATGCACGTGGCCAACTCGCAAGCGTCTCGGTGCGCACTGCAACGAGTGGTCAAGCCAATGCAAACGATGCGGTCACCACTGTCGAATACGACCCCACCGGTACCGTCCACAAGATAACGGACCCCGACGGCGTAACGACGATCTTCAGCTACGACGACGCCCACCGCCTGACAGACGTAGTGGATACGACTGGCGCCCGAATCCACTACACCCTGGATTCCGCGGGAAACCGCATCGGCGAGAAGGTCACTGACAGCGCAGGTACTGTGGCGACCGGGCTGAACCGCACGTTCAACGCCTTGGGCAAGATCGCCACATTGACGGACGGCCTCGGGCATACGCGATTCTCGGCAACGTTTGCCGATAGCTACGACGGTCAAGGCAATCTTGTACACAGTCAGGATGCAATGTCCGTTCAGCACAAGCAGGCGTACGACGGCCTCAATCGTTTGGTAAGCGCGCTTCGCGATTACAACGGAACCAACGTCGCAACCGCCAATACCTCGACGGTGCTCGCGTTCGATGCGCTCGATCGGGTGAGGGGCGTCACTGATCCTGATGGCTTGCTGACGACCTACGACTTCGACGGCCTTGGCAATCCGACCGGCTTGCACAGCCCTGATACGGGCACGACGACGCTCGGCTTCGATTTAGAGGGCAATCCGACCAGTTCAAAAGATGCCGCCAATATCACCACGTCCTCAACTTACGATGCCATTGGCCGCATCCTGGGCACTTCGTATCCAAATTCGTCGTTCGACATTCAGTACAAGTACGACGAAAGCGATGCCGTTACAGCTTGCACGGGCAGCTATGGCATCGGGCGGCTGACTCGCATTATCGAGAGCAATGCGTCGCTCACGTATTGCTATGACCAACGAGGCAATGTCGTCACGAAACGCCAGACTGTCGGCTCGGCGACAACCACAACGCAGTATGTATGGACTCGCGGCGACCGTCTGTCTTCCGTCACAACGTCTAACGGGACCATCATAGCCTACGCTCGGAACAGCAACGGGCAGGTCGCTGCCGTCACTGCCACACCCAGCGGCGGCACCAATGCAACCATTGCCGACCACATCACCTATCGCCCGTTCGGTCCCGTCGCCTCTTACGTCCTCGGTAACGGCACGGCGGTGACACGGACATTCGACGCCAACGGTCAGATAAGCGACATCAGCAGCCCCGCGTTCTCATTGCACGTCCGGCGCGATGCAGCGGGGAACATCGTAGCCATTGGCAACGCGGCTGGCGTGGCGAAGCCCACCGAGACCTACGATTACGACCCGCTGTACCGTCTGATGAACGTCAAGGATGGTACCGGCGGCCCAATTGAAACCTACACCTACAACAAGACTGGCGACCGTCTATCGAAGGCAGCGCCCGGGCTTCTCACAGGAAGCTATAGCTACAAGAGCGGTACGCATCAACTTATAGGCATTGGGACCACGACGCGTGAGGTGGACGCTCGAGGCGACACCACGGCCAACGTCATGGCCGGCAGCACACTCGGATTCGGTTACAACCAGCGGAACCGTCTGACCGTCGTGCAGAGAGATGGCGTCACGGTGGGAAGCTATGTCTTGAACGGCTTAGGCCAGCGCGTCATGAAGACCGCAGGAGGCGACACGTACCGCTTTGACTACACCGAGACCAGCCAATTGCTTTCCGAGTCAACCACTGGCACGTCGCGCGACTATGTGTGGCTCGGCGACCTGCCGATCGGTGTCGTTGATAGGCAAGGCACTACTGTGTCCGTGGCGTACATCGTTGCGGACGCCTTGCAAACGCCTCGCACAGTTACCGATGCGGCAGGCTCTACGCTTTGGAAGTGGGACTATGCGAGCAATCCGTTCGGCGAGAAGGGACCTATTTCGACAAGCGGGTATACGCTGAATCTTCGCTTTCCGGGTCAGTATTTCGATGCGGAGAGTGGACTGAACTACAACGTCAATCGGGACTATGAGTCGGCGACGGGGCGGTATATGCAGAGTGACCCATTGGGGCTCTACGCCGGCCCTAGCACGTACACATATGTCAGCGACAATCCACTATTACGAAGCGATCCCCTTGGGCTAGCTGACTACTTGGGAAAGTGCGTGGGCCGATACACTGTGTGCAGTTCGAACCAAACCCCGAATGGCTTTACGCCATGGAACTATGTGAAATTCCGCTTTTGCAAAGGCGTGGTAGACATGGGGATTACTACCGGCGACAAAATGTCATCACCCGCGCGCCCCGTCGGCACGATGGATGCCTGTGACACAGAGAGGAAGCTATGTCTCGGAAGCCTCGATACGGAAGACCCCTCGGATAACCCCGACGCGGCAAAGTGCTTCGCCGATGAAATAAAGTGTTACTCAAAAAGCGGGAAAGCCAAATGA
- a CDS encoding SDR family oxidoreductase: protein MSVLSSQEKRALVLGATGGIGGEVARQLRDTGWDVLALKRGLSTETEQRDGLTWLRGDAMERQDVLDAAKGCAVIVHAVNPPGYRHWAEQVVPMVDNTIAAAIAERATVVLPGTVYNYGPDAYRHIDEDAPQCPLTRKGRIRVQLEERLRDATRHGARTIVLRAGDFFGPRAGNSWFAQGLVQPGKPVRKVKQPGKPGVGHQWAYLPDVAQTMLALIERRDALEPFARFHMEGHWDADGLAMIEAIRRVTTRYGTDPKVSPFPWWLTKLAAPFVPTLREMQEMRYLWQQPVHMDGSRLEALLDGAPHTPLEVAVEATLRGLGCLPVSDGARLRSSASQNLT, encoded by the coding sequence ATGTCTGTTCTCTCATCCCAAGAAAAGCGCGCGCTGGTCCTCGGCGCAACCGGCGGCATCGGCGGCGAAGTCGCCCGCCAATTACGCGATACCGGCTGGGACGTGCTCGCCCTCAAGCGCGGCCTTTCCACGGAGACGGAACAGCGCGACGGCCTCACTTGGCTGCGGGGCGACGCGATGGAGCGTCAGGACGTGCTGGATGCGGCGAAGGGATGCGCAGTGATCGTCCACGCCGTGAACCCTCCGGGCTACCGACATTGGGCCGAACAAGTCGTGCCGATGGTCGATAACACCATCGCCGCTGCCATCGCCGAACGCGCGACGGTGGTCCTGCCGGGGACCGTCTACAACTACGGACCGGACGCCTATCGGCACATCGACGAGGACGCGCCGCAGTGTCCTTTGACCCGCAAGGGGCGCATCCGCGTGCAGCTCGAAGAACGACTGCGCGATGCGACCCGGCACGGTGCGCGCACCATCGTGCTCCGTGCAGGCGATTTCTTCGGACCGCGGGCCGGCAACAGTTGGTTCGCGCAAGGCTTGGTCCAGCCCGGGAAGCCGGTGCGCAAGGTCAAGCAGCCCGGCAAGCCCGGCGTAGGCCATCAATGGGCGTATCTACCCGACGTGGCGCAGACCATGCTCGCGTTGATCGAGCGGCGCGATGCATTGGAACCCTTCGCCCGTTTTCATATGGAAGGGCACTGGGATGCCGATGGCTTAGCGATGATCGAGGCCATCCGTCGCGTGACAACGCGCTACGGAACGGACCCCAAGGTCTCACCGTTCCCCTGGTGGCTGACCAAGCTCGCCGCACCCTTCGTGCCGACGCTGCGCGAGATGCAGGAGATGCGTTACCTGTGGCAACAGCCGGTGCACATGGATGGCTCGCGCCTGGAAGCCTTGCTCGACGGCGCGCCGCATACACCGCTGGAGGTGGCGGTCGAAGCGACGCTGCGCGGTCTGGGTTGCTTGCCCGTCAGCGACGGCGCGCGCCTGCGATCGTCGGCCTCCCAGAACCTGACATGA
- a CDS encoding LysR family transcriptional regulator — protein MTKGIEWEHYRTFLAVLTEGSLSGAARRLGIAQPTVGRHVSALEAAFGQALFTRTQAGLVPTETAEALRGYAESMHHMAAALEREALSQGEGIRGSVRISASEVIAVEVLPAALARLRREHPLLAIELVPTNRVQDLLQREADIAIRMTPPQQDALVARRIGTIEVGLFARDDYLAACGAPATLDELPNYTLIGFDTETPFVRSAQVRLPFWHRDAFALRCDSDVAHLAMIRAGFGIGACQSAIAARDARLQRVLPDAFSFPLETWVTMHGDLRGSRRCMVVFDALVACMQAHIDSE, from the coding sequence ATGACCAAGGGCATCGAGTGGGAGCACTACCGCACGTTCCTCGCCGTACTGACGGAGGGGTCGCTGTCGGGCGCGGCGCGCCGCCTTGGCATCGCTCAGCCCACCGTGGGCCGCCACGTCTCCGCGCTGGAAGCGGCGTTCGGGCAAGCCTTGTTCACCCGGACCCAGGCGGGGCTCGTGCCGACCGAGACCGCCGAGGCGCTGCGCGGGTACGCCGAGTCCATGCACCACATGGCGGCGGCGCTCGAACGCGAGGCGCTGAGCCAAGGCGAAGGCATACGCGGCAGCGTGCGTATTTCGGCGAGCGAAGTGATTGCCGTCGAGGTACTGCCAGCGGCGTTGGCACGCCTGCGCCGTGAGCATCCTTTGCTCGCCATCGAACTGGTGCCGACCAATCGCGTACAGGACTTGCTGCAACGCGAAGCGGACATTGCCATCCGCATGACGCCGCCGCAGCAGGACGCACTGGTCGCGCGCCGCATCGGCACGATCGAGGTGGGCCTGTTCGCGCGAGACGATTATCTGGCGGCATGCGGCGCGCCCGCCACGCTCGATGAGCTGCCGAATTACACGCTCATCGGTTTCGACACCGAGACGCCCTTCGTGCGCTCCGCTCAGGTGCGGCTTCCGTTCTGGCATCGCGATGCGTTCGCCCTGCGCTGCGACAGTGACGTCGCGCATCTTGCGATGATCCGTGCGGGCTTCGGCATCGGCGCCTGTCAGTCGGCGATCGCGGCCCGTGATGCACGGCTGCAACGCGTGCTGCCTGACGCATTCTCCTTCCCGCTTGAAACCTGGGTGACGATGCACGGCGATCTGCGTGGCAGCCGCCGCTGCATGGTGGTGTTCGATGCACTCGTCGCCTGCATGCAGGCGCACATCGATAGCGAATGA